In one window of Gemmatimonadota bacterium DNA:
- a CDS encoding UbiA family prenyltransferase has translation MLRGGSVLVRYLNLVKFPHTLFALPFALLGAVAAARQAPVPFRTLALAIAAFTAARWVALGFNMIADLPFDRRNPRNQARELPRGALTVGQAWASVLVAAAVFFLAAGSINPLCARLSPVALLWVMGYSLAKRFTSWPHLWLGLSLAIAPVGGWLAVTGAWSQPWWTLAAVTLAVTTWVAGFDIFYSLPDESFDRAQGLRSLVARYGVARSLGIARVLHALTIPALAAFGVGAGLGAWYFAGVAVAAGILLYEHSLIRADDLRRLDAAFFTMNAVMSSTVFAFALLDRLVG, from the coding sequence GTGCTGCGGGGCGGATCCGTGCTGGTCCGCTATCTCAACCTGGTCAAGTTCCCGCACACCCTCTTCGCCCTGCCCTTTGCCCTCCTCGGCGCCGTCGCCGCCGCCCGGCAGGCCCCGGTCCCGTTTCGGACACTGGCGCTTGCCATCGCGGCCTTCACCGCCGCGCGGTGGGTCGCGCTCGGGTTCAACATGATCGCGGACCTGCCATTCGACCGCCGGAACCCCCGCAACCAGGCCCGCGAACTCCCCCGGGGCGCCCTGACGGTGGGGCAGGCGTGGGCCTCGGTGCTGGTGGCGGCGGCCGTGTTCTTCCTGGCCGCCGGGAGCATCAATCCCCTCTGCGCCAGGCTCTCACCCGTGGCCCTGCTGTGGGTGATGGGCTACAGCCTGGCCAAGCGGTTCACCAGCTGGCCCCACCTCTGGCTCGGCCTCTCGCTCGCGATCGCCCCGGTGGGCGGCTGGCTCGCGGTGACCGGCGCCTGGTCGCAGCCCTGGTGGACACTCGCCGCGGTGACTCTGGCCGTGACCACCTGGGTGGCCGGCTTCGACATCTTCTACTCGCTGCCCGACGAGAGCTTCGACCGGGCCCAGGGGCTGCGGAGCCTGGTCGCGCGGTACGGCGTGGCGCGCAGTCTCGGCATCGCCCGGGTGCTGCATGCCCTGACCATCCCCGCCCTCGCTGCCTTCGGGGTCGGGGCCGGGCTCGGCGCGTGGTACTTCGCCGGGGTCGCAGTCGCCGCCGGGATCCTGCTCTACGAGCATTCGCTCATCCGGGCCGATGACCTGCGCCGCCTCGACGCGGCGTTCTTCACCATGAACGCGGTCATGTCCTCCACGGTCTTCGCGTTCGCCCTGCTCGACCGCCTGGTCGGATGA
- a CDS encoding squalene/phytoene synthase family protein codes for MNGPAWPGYARWADTVAAAREEFDRTARAFGLIPGLIPPVDREDVALLYCFCRHLDDAVDEAPSPGAARAALDAIEAESVGRAEPRPLIAAFRAGAARSGLPLGCTRYLLDGMRSDLGLVRIPDDTAFLRYCYQVSAAVGQMLAPLLGIRDPVALTRAVDLGIGLQVSNILLGVRADAARDRVYLPATRLARHGLTPDDVLAGINHDRLRPMLLDLARLGEAYYASAELAAWRTPLRYRHGILLLGRVYGGMGRAAARRADAPSTPDRVGAGMRVWRLIELAAIALDPRILGLTEEPPHDPALHTAIAGWPGANPAAGR; via the coding sequence ATGAACGGTCCCGCCTGGCCCGGGTACGCCCGGTGGGCAGACACCGTGGCGGCGGCCCGGGAGGAGTTCGACCGGACCGCCCGGGCCTTCGGCCTGATTCCGGGACTCATTCCCCCGGTGGACCGCGAGGACGTGGCCCTGCTCTACTGCTTCTGCCGCCACCTCGACGACGCGGTGGATGAGGCGCCGAGCCCAGGCGCCGCCCGCGCGGCGCTCGATGCGATCGAGGCCGAGTCTGTCGGGCGCGCCGAGCCCCGGCCGCTGATCGCCGCCTTCCGTGCCGGGGCCGCCCGGAGCGGGCTCCCGCTCGGGTGCACCCGGTACCTGCTCGACGGCATGCGCAGCGACCTGGGCCTGGTCCGTATCCCCGATGACACCGCCTTCCTCCGCTATTGCTACCAGGTGAGCGCCGCCGTGGGGCAGATGCTCGCCCCGCTGCTCGGGATCCGGGACCCGGTGGCGCTGACACGGGCGGTCGACCTGGGCATCGGGCTGCAGGTCAGCAACATCCTGCTGGGTGTCCGGGCCGATGCGGCACGTGATCGCGTCTACCTGCCCGCCACCCGGCTGGCCCGGCACGGCCTGACGCCGGACGACGTGCTCGCCGGCATCAACCATGACCGCCTCCGCCCCATGCTCCTGGACCTCGCACGGCTGGGGGAGGCGTACTACGCCAGCGCCGAGCTGGCCGCGTGGCGGACCCCGCTTCGCTACCGCCACGGGATCCTGCTGCTGGGGCGCGTCTACGGCGGGATGGGGCGGGCCGCCGCCCGCCGCGCAGACGCCCCATCCACCCCTGACAGGGTGGGCGCGGGGATGCGCGTGTGGCGGCTCATCGAGCTGGCCGCGATTGCCCTCGACCCGCGCATCCTCGGACTGACCGAGGAACCGCCCCACGATCCCGCCCTCCACACGGCCATCGCCGGCTGGCCGGGGGCGAACCCCGCCGCGGGGCGCTGA
- a CDS encoding SDR family oxidoreductase, whose amino-acid sequence MDLGIRDRVALVCGGSSGLGLAIARGLLAEGVRVALNGRNPARLEQALTSLNAGDRAVAFPADVSRPPEAATLVTEVHARLGGPDILLCNAGGPPAGPFEAHDAEAWQQALDVSLLSVVHLARAAVPHMRASGWGRILCLTSVAARQPASALILSTTARAGVLGFAKSLSDEVAAQGITVNVLCPGYFGTDRLTSLAAARGGPQGRGAAEVLAEMGASVPIRRIGTPEELAAAALFLASEPARYITGAVLSVDGGLTRSIL is encoded by the coding sequence ATGGACCTTGGCATTCGTGATCGCGTCGCGCTCGTCTGCGGCGGCTCGTCGGGCCTCGGCCTGGCCATCGCGCGCGGGCTGCTGGCGGAGGGCGTGCGCGTGGCCCTCAACGGCCGCAACCCCGCCCGCCTCGAGCAGGCCCTCACCTCCCTCAATGCGGGCGACCGTGCCGTCGCCTTCCCCGCCGACGTGTCCCGCCCCCCGGAGGCCGCCACCCTGGTGACGGAGGTCCACGCCCGCCTCGGCGGCCCCGACATCCTCCTCTGCAATGCCGGGGGCCCGCCCGCCGGGCCGTTCGAGGCCCACGACGCCGAGGCCTGGCAGCAGGCGCTCGACGTGTCGCTGCTGAGCGTCGTGCACCTGGCGCGGGCCGCTGTGCCGCACATGCGGGCATCGGGCTGGGGCCGCATCCTCTGCCTGACTTCCGTCGCGGCCCGGCAACCGGCGTCCGCGCTGATCCTGTCCACCACGGCACGGGCCGGCGTCCTCGGGTTCGCCAAGTCGCTCTCTGATGAGGTGGCGGCCCAGGGGATCACCGTCAACGTGCTCTGCCCCGGCTACTTCGGCACCGATCGACTCACCAGCCTCGCGGCGGCGCGCGGCGGCCCGCAGGGTCGGGGCGCCGCGGAGGTCCTGGCGGAGATGGGGGCGTCGGTGCCCATTCGCCGGATCGGCACCCCCGAGGAGCTCGCGGCCGCCGCCCTCTTCCTGGCCTCGGAGCCCGCCCGCTACATCACCGGGGCGGTGCTCAGCGTGGACGGCGGCCTCACCCGCTCCATTCTCTGA
- a CDS encoding alpha/beta hydrolase → MRAAWAALALLAAPAAVRAQADTPPLQAVLANGYRFAFADRGSGPPLLLVHGALTDLRFWTAQLDGLAGGARVLALSRRAHYPNPWRPEDPPAGFTTTAADLAAIIRALRLERPVVMVHSWAAPAALELARRFPGLVGGLVLVNPVVDSLIPDPARRAAVAAARRQAYDEALQVFDARAPGPAVNRLLAAWFGPGITLEALPGDTRERLLANAQTLPTAAAPQPAISCAELQSIDLPVLLLGSADGPPEERGTLATLARCLPRAQLHSIPLGGRTLPRSQPDSVNAAVRDFMQPGAP, encoded by the coding sequence ATGCGCGCCGCCTGGGCCGCGCTGGCGCTCCTGGCCGCTCCCGCCGCCGTACGGGCCCAGGCGGACACCCCGCCGCTGCAGGCGGTGCTTGCCAACGGCTACCGCTTTGCCTTTGCCGACCGGGGGAGCGGGCCGCCGCTGCTACTGGTGCATGGAGCGCTCACCGACCTCCGCTTCTGGACCGCACAGCTGGACGGACTCGCCGGCGGCGCGCGCGTCCTCGCCCTGAGCCGCCGGGCGCACTACCCGAATCCCTGGCGCCCCGAGGATCCCCCCGCGGGCTTCACCACCACCGCCGCCGACCTGGCCGCCATCATCCGGGCCCTGCGCCTGGAGCGGCCCGTCGTGATGGTCCATTCGTGGGCCGCCCCCGCGGCGCTGGAACTCGCGCGCCGGTTTCCCGGGCTGGTGGGTGGACTGGTGCTGGTGAATCCGGTGGTGGACTCCCTGATTCCCGATCCCGCCCGCCGGGCCGCGGTGGCGGCGGCCCGGCGACAGGCCTACGACGAGGCGCTGCAGGTCTTCGATGCCCGGGCGCCCGGACCGGCGGTGAACCGGCTGCTTGCGGCCTGGTTCGGGCCCGGGATCACGCTGGAGGCCCTGCCGGGTGACACCCGGGAGCGCCTGCTGGCCAACGCGCAGACGCTCCCCACGGCGGCCGCCCCGCAGCCAGCCATCAGCTGCGCGGAACTGCAGTCGATCGACCTTCCCGTGCTGCTGCTGGGCAGCGCGGATGGACCGCCGGAGGAGCGGGGGACGCTCGCGACGCTGGCGCGTTGCCTCCCGCGGGCGCAGCTCCACAGTATTCCGCTCGGCGGGCGCACCCTGCCCCGCTCCCAGCCCGACTCGGTCAATGCGGCGGTGCGGGATTTCATGCAACCCGGCGCACCGTAG
- the tdh gene encoding L-threonine 3-dehydrogenase, whose protein sequence is MRALVKTEAGPGMVVRDVPVPPCGPSDVLIKVHYAGVCGTDLHIWEWDAWASARLKPPVTIGHEFAGEIVELGVEARAEGLLAVGDRVTAEGHIVCGHCLPCRTGDAHVCRRTRIIGVDRDGAFAEFIAMPASNVMKLDGIPTEIGAIMDPMGNAVHTVLEGGDVAGSAVLVLGCGPIGCFAVGVARAAGASLVIASDLNPTRLDLARRMGAHVTLNPATDDVVGRIRDLTGGDGVDLVCEMSGHPNGHQTAFSAARLAGRVNLLGTPSRTTDVNFARDVIFKGLTLYGVTGRRMYDTWQQMFRLLRAGQLDPRPVVTHRFRLEQMAEAIQVIKDGQAGKVILEIGA, encoded by the coding sequence ATGCGCGCACTCGTCAAGACCGAAGCCGGTCCCGGAATGGTCGTCCGGGACGTGCCCGTCCCGCCCTGCGGCCCCAGCGACGTCCTGATCAAGGTCCACTACGCCGGGGTCTGCGGCACCGACCTCCACATCTGGGAATGGGACGCCTGGGCCAGCGCGCGCCTCAAGCCGCCGGTGACCATCGGCCACGAGTTCGCCGGCGAGATCGTGGAGCTGGGCGTCGAGGCGCGGGCCGAGGGACTGCTCGCCGTCGGCGACCGGGTCACCGCGGAGGGGCACATCGTCTGCGGCCACTGCCTCCCCTGCCGCACCGGTGACGCCCACGTCTGCCGCCGGACCCGCATCATCGGGGTCGACCGCGACGGCGCCTTCGCCGAGTTCATCGCCATGCCGGCCTCGAACGTGATGAAGCTCGATGGCATCCCCACCGAGATCGGGGCCATCATGGACCCGATGGGCAACGCCGTCCACACCGTCCTCGAGGGCGGCGACGTGGCGGGCAGCGCGGTGCTGGTGCTCGGCTGCGGGCCGATCGGGTGCTTTGCCGTCGGGGTGGCCCGCGCGGCCGGCGCGTCCCTGGTCATCGCCAGCGACCTCAACCCCACCCGCCTCGACCTCGCCCGCCGCATGGGCGCCCATGTCACCCTCAATCCGGCCACCGACGACGTGGTGGGTCGCATCCGCGACCTGACCGGCGGGGACGGCGTGGACCTCGTCTGCGAGATGAGCGGGCACCCCAACGGCCACCAGACCGCCTTCAGCGCCGCGCGCCTGGCCGGCCGCGTGAACCTGCTGGGCACGCCGAGCCGCACCACGGACGTGAACTTCGCCCGCGACGTGATCTTCAAGGGCCTCACGCTCTATGGCGTGACCGGCCGGCGGATGTACGACACCTGGCAGCAGATGTTCCGGCTGCTGCGGGCCGGCCAGCTCGACCCGCGGCCGGTCGTCACCCACCGCTTCCGCCTGGAGCAGATGGCCGAGGCCATCCAGGTCATCAAGGACGGGCAGGCCGGCAAGGTCATCCTGGAGATCGGCGCATGA